From the Desulfurispira natronophila genome, one window contains:
- a CDS encoding Pycsar system effector family protein — protein MSQPPVPPSDEPLLPRLLAANALQANLTKHMDYNKMADQKASALVTIATVVITITLAQYHNMVYLVPEILLITSVISIYYSLLTIVPKVYDHNFIDPYHYQSFAKISEAEYLDLFKELIKDREKMYDAYLRDIYYLGTYRLKRKYRNLMRGKFALLLGLISAGMLTLIANQEISLVVLLSYIGR, from the coding sequence ATGAGCCAACCACCTGTCCCTCCAAGCGATGAGCCACTCCTGCCACGGCTGCTGGCAGCCAATGCACTGCAAGCCAACCTTACCAAACACATGGACTACAACAAAATGGCTGACCAAAAGGCCAGCGCCCTGGTCACTATTGCCACGGTAGTCATCACCATCACTCTGGCCCAGTATCACAACATGGTTTACCTCGTGCCGGAGATTTTGCTGATAACCAGCGTCATCAGCATCTACTACAGCCTGCTTACCATCGTTCCCAAAGTGTACGATCACAACTTCATCGACCCTTACCACTACCAGAGTTTTGCCAAAATATCCGAGGCGGAGTACCTGGACCTCTTCAAAGAATTGATAAAAGACCGGGAGAAAATGTACGACGCCTACCTTCGCGATATCTATTACCTGGGGACCTATCGTCTCAAGCGCAAGTATCGCAATCTGATGCGCGGCAAGTTTGCTTTACTGCTTGGCCTTATCAGTGCGGGAATGCTTACCCTGATTGCCAACCAGGAAATTTCTCTGGTTGTACTGCTATCGTATATTGGTCGATAG
- the argJ gene encoding bifunctional glutamate N-acetyltransferase/amino-acid acetyltransferase ArgJ produces MKAGETIIWDQEAAPRGFQTATGMASVKPSNTTRHDVALIYSPDSCTSAAVYTTNQVWAAPIDVCRDTLADHQARALVVNSGNANASTGQQGEIDAYAMRSAAAEALGIDPAEVLVASTGVIGLPMPMERLTPVIASLGSKPGPYRPRDIACAIKTTDKFEKYHGLRLPREDGEVVISAVAKGAGMICPNMATMLCFVQTDARLTPAAAQKALTMATEASFNRTLVDGDTSTNDMVSLMANGASRTEVIDTHSDFFDYFASALTELLLHLAKEMVRDGEGSTKVVHIVVKGAASDSDARLAARAIADSNLCKTAFFGCDPNWGRIAAAAGYSGAKVNRHDFDIFFDDAPMVRGGISLGDVAEEQCAKVLSLPEFRVTLDLKLGSGTHDYWCSDLGYEYVRINADYRT; encoded by the coding sequence ATGAAAGCTGGAGAAACGATCATTTGGGACCAGGAAGCCGCTCCGCGGGGTTTTCAAACCGCAACGGGGATGGCCTCCGTCAAACCCTCCAACACCACCCGCCACGACGTTGCCCTTATTTACTCACCGGACTCGTGCACCAGTGCTGCCGTCTATACTACCAATCAGGTTTGGGCAGCCCCGATTGATGTGTGTCGCGATACCCTAGCTGATCATCAAGCCCGGGCTCTGGTTGTCAACAGTGGCAATGCCAATGCTTCCACTGGTCAACAGGGCGAAATCGATGCCTATGCCATGCGTAGCGCAGCCGCTGAGGCCCTGGGGATTGATCCGGCAGAAGTGCTGGTAGCCAGTACGGGGGTCATCGGTCTTCCCATGCCCATGGAGCGACTGACGCCGGTTATAGCTAGTCTGGGCAGCAAGCCAGGCCCTTATCGACCCCGGGATATTGCCTGTGCCATAAAAACCACTGATAAGTTTGAAAAATACCACGGTTTGCGTTTGCCACGTGAAGATGGCGAAGTTGTTATCAGCGCCGTTGCCAAGGGTGCGGGAATGATCTGCCCCAACATGGCTACCATGCTGTGCTTTGTGCAGACAGATGCCAGATTGACTCCTGCTGCTGCACAAAAGGCGCTTACCATGGCAACTGAGGCGTCATTTAATCGCACGCTGGTGGATGGTGACACATCTACCAATGACATGGTAAGCCTCATGGCCAATGGAGCCTCCCGAACTGAAGTTATAGATACGCACAGCGACTTCTTTGATTACTTTGCCAGCGCCTTGACGGAATTGCTTTTGCACTTGGCCAAGGAGATGGTGCGGGATGGTGAAGGTTCCACCAAGGTGGTGCACATTGTGGTCAAGGGCGCAGCCAGCGATAGTGATGCTCGCCTGGCAGCCCGCGCCATTGCCGACTCCAATCTCTGCAAGACGGCTTTTTTTGGCTGCGACCCCAACTGGGGGCGCATTGCCGCTGCGGCTGGCTACTCCGGGGCCAAAGTGAATCGACACGATTTCGATATATTCTTTGACGATGCACCAATGGTTCGGGGGGGCATCAGCCTGGGGGATGTCGCTGAAGAGCAATGTGCCAAGGTTCTCTCTTTGCCAGAGTTTCGAGTTACCCTGGACCTCAAGCTGGGCAGCGGTACCCACGACTACTGGTGCTCTGATCTTGGTTATGAGTATGTGCGCATCAATGCAGATTATCGCACATGA
- a CDS encoding uroporphyrinogen-III synthase produces the protein MSLCHVTLNLDPEESELPPEAWGRSIGFDSYSTYIQAITRYADIQHLDYQPQGECLVHSPGLILGSSDGPVTINTRPVSQSWPFTCRLLREGFRVIVAPASHTQSTLSLEEEEDMLPSLERCSHVLLTSREGVKYFAAFLRRHQQDPGRISVAVIGKGTAQASLEEGFFVDYVARTSEALSFAKELVSFFDPDDTRFLLARGVQGRNILPRVLEQNGFACDEVALYRSVGMMHPPAFLHEVLDINPDYMVFTSSFAAEFLLQSLRSQQLYLSVPIVTIGPPTSQTVEACGYTVFAQADHYDVEGLITILRELRRV, from the coding sequence ATGAGCCTGTGTCACGTTACCCTAAATCTTGATCCGGAAGAATCAGAACTCCCCCCAGAGGCCTGGGGGCGGAGTATTGGTTTTGACAGTTACTCTACTTACATTCAGGCAATCACGCGCTATGCGGATATACAGCACCTGGACTATCAGCCTCAGGGAGAGTGTCTGGTTCACAGTCCTGGGCTAATACTGGGGAGCAGTGATGGACCTGTGACTATTAATACTCGTCCTGTCAGTCAGTCCTGGCCCTTTACCTGCAGGCTTCTGCGAGAGGGTTTTCGTGTTATTGTGGCCCCCGCCAGCCATACGCAATCAACTCTGAGCCTGGAAGAGGAAGAGGATATGTTGCCCTCCCTGGAGCGTTGCAGTCATGTACTGCTTACTTCCCGTGAAGGGGTCAAGTACTTTGCTGCATTTCTTCGCCGTCATCAGCAGGACCCGGGGCGTATCAGCGTGGCGGTCATTGGCAAGGGAACTGCCCAGGCGAGTTTGGAGGAGGGCTTTTTTGTCGACTATGTGGCTCGTACTTCGGAGGCCCTCTCATTTGCCAAAGAGCTGGTGAGTTTTTTTGATCCGGATGATACACGGTTTCTGCTGGCTCGGGGTGTCCAGGGCCGCAATATCCTCCCCCGGGTTCTTGAGCAGAATGGGTTTGCCTGCGACGAGGTGGCTCTCTATCGCAGTGTTGGTATGATGCATCCACCGGCCTTCCTGCACGAGGTTCTGGACATAAATCCCGATTATATGGTATTTACATCAAGTTTTGCCGCAGAGTTTTTATTGCAGAGTTTGCGGAGTCAGCAGCTTTACCTGTCGGTACCCATAGTGACCATTGGACCACCTACCAGCCAAACAGTGGAGGCATGTGGCTATACGGTTTTTGCACAAGCGGATCACTACGACGTGGAAGGTCTGATAACCATTTTGCGAGAATTGAGGAGAGTATGA
- a CDS encoding YebC/PmpR family DNA-binding transcriptional regulator, protein MAGHSKWANIRHRKGAQDAKRGKIFTKVAKEITIAARNGGDPEMNPALRLALQKAKGVNMPNDNIQRAIKRGTGEIEGVSYEAVTYEGYAPGGIAVLVESLTDNKNRTVAEVRHIFSKRGGSLGESGCVAYMFDRKGIITINSDAASEDDVMMVALESGAEDVKNADGIFEVLTAATDFMAVRDAVEEAGIPIETANFSMVPATTIAIEDEKTASQVLNLMEALEDSDEVQDVYMNFDIDNELMERLDA, encoded by the coding sequence ATGGCCGGTCATTCCAAATGGGCAAATATTCGTCACCGCAAAGGCGCCCAGGACGCCAAGCGTGGAAAAATATTCACCAAGGTTGCCAAAGAGATTACCATTGCCGCACGCAACGGCGGCGATCCCGAAATGAATCCAGCCTTGCGCCTGGCGCTGCAGAAGGCCAAAGGCGTCAATATGCCCAACGACAATATCCAGCGGGCTATCAAGCGGGGCACCGGTGAAATTGAAGGGGTGAGCTATGAGGCGGTTACCTACGAGGGTTATGCACCCGGTGGTATTGCGGTGCTGGTGGAATCCCTCACCGATAATAAAAATCGCACCGTGGCTGAAGTTCGTCACATTTTCAGCAAACGCGGCGGATCCCTGGGGGAGTCGGGCTGTGTTGCCTACATGTTTGACCGCAAGGGAATCATCACGATAAACAGTGACGCGGCCAGTGAAGATGACGTCATGATGGTGGCTCTGGAAAGTGGCGCTGAAGATGTAAAGAATGCCGATGGTATCTTTGAAGTCTTAACGGCAGCCACAGATTTCATGGCTGTGCGGGACGCTGTGGAAGAAGCTGGCATCCCTATAGAGACTGCCAACTTCAGTATGGTACCTGCCACCACCATTGCTATTGAGGATGAAAAAACCGCATCCCAGGTTTTGAATCTGATGGAAGCACTGGAAGACAGCGATGAAGTACAAGATGTCTATATGAATTTCGATATTGACAATGAACTTATGGAACGGCTGGATGCGTGA
- the ruvC gene encoding crossover junction endodeoxyribonuclease RuvC: protein MILLGIDPGTRVSGYGVVRYSGNRLSHIEHGAIRTNPKDTFVQRMEQLQQGLSQVIEQNRPVCACLEQVFLSRNPQSALKLGHARGVLMITCRQLGVEVFELSALQVKQSVTGYGKAPKDQVSRMVKVLLNLEAEPRPEDAADALAGAIALSQHMAHQQAVGVRQRVTS, encoded by the coding sequence GTGATACTGCTGGGCATTGATCCGGGCACCCGGGTTAGCGGTTACGGTGTGGTTCGTTACTCTGGCAATCGCCTGAGTCATATTGAACACGGTGCTATACGCACCAACCCCAAGGACACTTTTGTACAGCGCATGGAACAGTTGCAGCAGGGTCTCTCCCAGGTCATAGAGCAGAACCGCCCCGTTTGCGCCTGCCTGGAGCAGGTGTTTCTCTCACGCAACCCCCAGTCTGCCCTGAAGTTGGGCCATGCTCGGGGGGTACTGATGATTACCTGTCGGCAGCTAGGTGTGGAAGTGTTTGAGCTGTCTGCTCTGCAGGTCAAGCAAAGTGTCACCGGTTACGGCAAGGCGCCTAAGGATCAGGTGAGTCGCATGGTCAAAGTACTGTTAAACCTTGAGGCCGAGCCACGTCCTGAAGATGCCGCCGATGCTCTGGCTGGAGCTATTGCCCTCTCCCAGCACATGGCTCATCAACAGGCTGTGGGTGTTCGGCAGCGGGTGACGTCGTGA
- the ruvA gene encoding Holliday junction branch migration protein RuvA, which yields MIARLVGTIAQLGADRLILMTSSGVGYELHIPSALGATLAPGSEVELPVHLLVREDALTLYGFRDEAQKESFLLLLKVSGVGARIALATLDTCDSATLAQAISQGDTATIQRIPGVGRKLAEKIVLELKDKIPATCTTAADSLTTTSAPASSGLSSAIQALVSLGVRRDEAERQARLAMEGGLQREEEIIRHVLKQRGKIS from the coding sequence GTGATTGCCCGGCTTGTTGGCACCATAGCCCAACTGGGAGCTGACCGGCTGATTTTAATGACGTCTAGTGGCGTGGGCTATGAGCTCCATATTCCATCGGCGCTTGGCGCTACCCTTGCGCCGGGAAGTGAGGTGGAGCTGCCGGTGCACCTGCTGGTGCGCGAAGATGCCCTTACTCTTTACGGCTTTCGTGATGAGGCGCAAAAAGAAAGCTTTCTGCTGTTACTGAAGGTCTCCGGTGTGGGAGCGCGCATCGCTTTGGCAACTCTTGATACTTGCGATTCCGCTACTTTGGCCCAGGCCATTAGTCAGGGCGACACTGCTACGATTCAGCGTATCCCCGGCGTGGGACGAAAACTGGCAGAGAAAATTGTTCTGGAGCTCAAAGACAAAATACCTGCGACTTGTACCACAGCAGCGGATTCCCTGACAACGACATCGGCACCAGCCAGCAGTGGTCTCTCCAGTGCAATCCAGGCCCTGGTGTCCCTGGGGGTTCGTCGCGATGAGGCAGAGCGCCAGGCACGCCTGGCTATGGAGGGTGGACTGCAGCGGGAGGAGGAAATTATCCGCCACGTACTGAAGCAAAGGGGTAAAATCTCATGA
- the ruvB gene encoding Holliday junction branch migration DNA helicase RuvB has product MSSPERMVSGQVHSQDDSELSLRPQRLSQYIGQQRLKDNLSVFLEAAKGRQEPVDHILFAGPPGLGKTTIAHIIANEMGVSIRTTSGPVVEKSADLAAILTNLQEGDVLFIDEIHRLNTSVEEILYPAMEDFQLDIIIGQGPAARSIKIDIPPFTLIGATTRSGLLSSPLRDRFGVHSRLDFYEPADLHAIITRSAQILGIAIDKEGATELSRRSRGTPRIANRLLRRVRDFAQVKGEGVITCEITRYALDQLEVDSVGLDYLDRKVLLAVIEKFSGGPVGLDTLAACTAEEKGTLEDVCEPYLIQLGFLQRTPRGRVVTQNGYQHFNLVCPHADEAPPLFPES; this is encoded by the coding sequence ATGAGTTCTCCCGAGCGAATGGTTAGCGGCCAAGTGCACTCTCAGGACGATTCGGAACTTTCACTGCGTCCCCAACGCCTGAGCCAGTATATTGGTCAACAACGCCTCAAGGATAACCTCTCCGTCTTTTTGGAAGCTGCCAAGGGACGCCAGGAGCCGGTGGACCATATACTCTTTGCCGGCCCTCCAGGGCTTGGCAAAACCACTATTGCCCATATCATTGCCAATGAAATGGGTGTCAGTATTCGTACCACTTCAGGTCCGGTGGTGGAGAAGTCTGCTGACTTGGCGGCTATTTTGACTAACCTGCAAGAGGGGGATGTACTTTTCATTGATGAAATTCATCGCCTCAATACGAGCGTGGAGGAAATTCTCTACCCCGCTATGGAGGATTTTCAGCTGGACATTATCATTGGGCAGGGTCCGGCTGCACGCAGTATAAAAATTGATATCCCTCCTTTTACCCTCATTGGTGCCACTACTCGTTCTGGCCTGTTAAGCTCACCCTTGCGGGACCGATTTGGTGTTCACAGCCGTCTGGACTTTTATGAGCCCGCTGACTTGCACGCCATTATTACTCGTTCGGCCCAGATTCTTGGCATAGCTATCGATAAGGAAGGCGCCACGGAGCTTTCCCGCCGTTCCCGAGGCACTCCTCGCATAGCCAATCGCCTGTTGCGCCGGGTACGGGACTTTGCTCAGGTCAAAGGGGAAGGAGTCATCACCTGTGAGATTACCCGCTATGCCCTGGATCAACTGGAAGTAGACTCAGTGGGTCTTGACTACCTGGATCGCAAAGTGCTGCTGGCTGTTATCGAGAAATTTTCAGGTGGCCCGGTGGGACTTGATACTCTTGCGGCTTGCACAGCTGAGGAAAAGGGCACTCTGGAAGATGTTTGCGAACCGTACCTGATTCAGCTTGGTTTTCTGCAGCGCACTCCACGAGGGCGGGTGGTGACACAAAACGGTTATCAGCACTTCAACCTGGTCTGCCCTCATGCCGATGAGGCTCCTCCACTCTTTCCGGAGTCTTGA
- a CDS encoding gamma-glutamylcyclotransferase family protein: MSEGLQPKASTATPLRHSLLHELLSPHLSREEIYRVLSINPDHGTAVDEFFPNARVSLPHPEELEFFTHFTYPQHPMNFPAHSIDVVFGVECFRNFCRPSEALWEALRVLKFGGVYVVTYDKTEKARLGQKFFLPFRECEVLGDIPLDDQYNLMAVRWHKPKIKAFEPGTFLWPTILPKDQKVALGQRADALRTPYFFFYGTLMERYGNYKRHLQKHAITIETAFCAGNLFALPMGFPGLVRDSSYTSGYVAGEVMTFADPYAVLRTLDKLEEFFPDRPDSSMYLRQLLPVKVLVKEPKPVFSRRLAWVYVFPDRNLFYVCQSQGLPIGCGSWKAYRSANADHSWSREELDFAHSHLLTPSHWVGIEGVEADEVSGNLPCFKYCHNKHLCPWVNLQNL; this comes from the coding sequence ATGTCCGAGGGCCTTCAGCCAAAAGCGTCAACAGCCACTCCCCTGCGGCACAGCCTGCTTCATGAGCTCTTGAGCCCTCACCTTTCCCGAGAGGAAATCTATCGGGTCCTCTCCATTAACCCCGACCATGGCACTGCGGTGGATGAATTTTTCCCCAATGCTCGCGTATCTTTGCCCCACCCCGAAGAGCTGGAGTTTTTTACCCACTTTACTTATCCCCAGCACCCCATGAACTTCCCTGCTCACTCTATTGATGTGGTATTTGGCGTAGAGTGTTTTCGCAACTTCTGTCGTCCATCTGAGGCGTTGTGGGAGGCGTTGCGTGTGCTCAAATTTGGTGGCGTTTATGTTGTCACTTACGATAAGACTGAAAAGGCTCGCTTGGGGCAGAAGTTTTTCCTGCCCTTTCGGGAATGTGAGGTTTTGGGCGATATCCCTCTGGATGACCAGTATAACCTGATGGCAGTGCGCTGGCACAAGCCTAAAATTAAAGCTTTTGAGCCAGGAACCTTTCTCTGGCCAACCATACTCCCAAAGGATCAGAAGGTAGCACTGGGGCAGCGTGCCGATGCATTGCGCACGCCCTACTTCTTTTTTTACGGCACTTTGATGGAGCGTTACGGGAACTATAAACGACACTTGCAGAAGCACGCCATTACCATTGAGACCGCTTTTTGTGCGGGCAATCTCTTTGCCCTGCCCATGGGTTTTCCAGGTCTGGTGCGAGACAGTAGCTACACAAGCGGCTATGTGGCGGGGGAAGTGATGACGTTTGCCGATCCCTACGCGGTATTGCGCACTTTGGATAAGCTGGAGGAGTTTTTTCCTGATCGCCCTGACAGCAGTATGTATTTACGTCAGCTTTTGCCCGTAAAAGTCCTGGTCAAGGAGCCAAAACCGGTTTTTTCCCGTCGACTGGCCTGGGTCTACGTCTTTCCTGATCGCAATCTCTTCTACGTGTGTCAAAGTCAGGGGCTTCCCATTGGTTGCGGGAGCTGGAAAGCCTATCGCAGTGCTAATGCTGATCACTCCTGGAGTCGTGAGGAGCTGGATTTTGCCCACTCTCACCTGCTAACGCCCAGCCACTGGGTAGGTATTGAAGGGGTAGAAGCTGATGAGGTCAGTGGCAATTTGCCCTGCTTTAAATACTGTCACAACAAGCATCTTTGCCCTTGGGTCAATCTCCAGAACTTATAG
- a CDS encoding NapC/NirT family cytochrome c produces the protein MKRFDTKTWIIVAVVVLLIVVGATAGVANKTSSSGFCSSCHAYEKISWDHGDHQEVSCISCHTKGSFNDKINGIRKVMLTTMGKVDPHRDHLPSYKDEIINNCKGCHMTDEIRQERPVFTARHDEYLQHYSNCMGCHDPGHKRSYQTKRFVGSGKTNIP, from the coding sequence ATGAAACGATTTGACACCAAAACATGGATCATTGTCGCAGTGGTGGTCCTGCTGATAGTCGTGGGGGCAACGGCGGGAGTCGCGAACAAGACTTCTTCGAGCGGCTTCTGCTCCAGCTGTCACGCCTACGAAAAAATATCGTGGGATCACGGCGACCACCAGGAAGTGTCGTGTATATCGTGCCACACTAAAGGCTCGTTCAACGACAAGATTAACGGAATTCGCAAGGTCATGCTGACCACAATGGGGAAAGTTGATCCCCATCGCGACCATCTGCCCAGCTACAAAGATGAGATTATCAATAACTGTAAAGGTTGCCACATGACCGACGAAATCCGGCAGGAGCGCCCAGTATTTACTGCCCGGCATGATGAATACCTGCAGCACTACTCAAATTGCATGGGCTGTCACGATCCAGGACACAAGCGCAGCTATCAAACCAAGCGCTTTGTGGGGTCAGGAAAGACCAACATACCCTAA